A window of Phaseolus vulgaris cultivar G19833 chromosome 4, P. vulgaris v2.0, whole genome shotgun sequence genomic DNA:
TTGGGACCATTCAACCTTAAATTTTACCTCCTTTTTAGATTCTTAGTTCTCTTAAAATATTCGTAATCTCAAACAAATTCCAAGCAGTGTGGGGAATGGCTTTACTCTTAGCTTATTCATTCAAATATTCTCTCAAATCACAAAACTTTTGACCACAGAAGGGTGCTGTCAATGAACTGATGCAGACTTTTTAAACAGATTCAAATCTATGTTGATAGGAAGATTTAGAAGATTTAACAAAGAGGAGAAAAATTATGTGCACAATGAAGCACTGGAACCAATGAATGTGATGTGAGAAGCAATGAATGAATGTGAGTTGTAAGGCCACATAATGAGAGAACAATCTGTAATAATGTAACAGAGtccaatgaataaaaaatagagGCAGCAAAGCAATGAAGTAGCCTTGTTTTGTGTTGACCATGTTACTCTCTCCTATAGTTGCTCCCTTGGGTTGTGTTCTTCTCAAGCAGCCCCCTCGTGCGTGTGAGGGCAAGCCAACTTAAAAGGACAACAAGTCAAGAAAATGATTTAGCATTGCAGGTTGCGTTTATGACCAGCCAATTCAAGCTGTAACTATGCAAGGTCTGCACAAGTACCAATGCATCATCACCATATGCATGTGCTTCTTCATTCCCTCTCAACTAAGCATTTTCCTCTCAACTAAGAGAATATAATAGAGTAAGAAAGAGTAATGATATATTAACAATTCAGTAAATTATTCAGATTACATCAgctaaaaagtaaaagaaataatCTTAAATGTAGATCCACATGAAAAGTTGTAAGTTTTAAACTGATATATAGCAGTTATCTAAAATAACATTTCTCTATACAGAAAAGAAAGTAATGTATAGGGTACTTAAGTAATGTAAAGGGTATATGAAGACAAATGTAATACCCTTTAAGGTGCTTTTGGTACATGTTGAGTTGAGTTGTTTTTTACACATTAAGGTGTTTGTTTGATTTTAAGGTTTGCCACAGAAGACAGAGAACTGTTGTAAAATTTAGAAGAATGTGACAAAAAATAAGTTGTAAACTTGTTTATTAAATATGAAGACTTGGACCAAAGGCATGAATCCATAAGGCAATTGGATAACCACAAAACGCCTAATCAACTAGTATTGAGGTCTTTGAAAATGCAATTCCACTAAAACTTGATAGAGAAAACTTTGTTATCTTTAGTGGGTTTTTTTATGAGCCAAATGGTCAAACAAAAACATATAATTAGATAAAGTTCACCAATTTGGTCTCTATCACACTTGGTTGCACATATCATTATTGCAAGAAATGTTAAACAAGAGAATACTTTACTTTGgaaaattatattaaagttgACTTTAGATTTATATTATGAATGGTCTAACAAGAAAGGATGTTGCAAGGGAATGAGAAACAGAAGTGTTCTTTTCCTATTGTGTGAATTACTCCATCACAAACTAAACACttatatatagttattaaaCATTTTGCATTTACAATTACATGTTTAATCTTGAATGTATATGAAGGCTTGTTAGAATAACTACAGTCATAATAATGGAAAAAAAGACAGAAAAAAATTTGCTGACtccaatgaaataaaataatgatcCAAGGGGAATTCCATGGCAAACTGGATTCagatttgaaaatgaaaatgaagcaCAGCACCCCTGAATGTGAGCCAAAAGTTGAATTGAAGTGATCCTATGTCACTTTAGTTCCATGAATCTTTGGctgatttttatttgttttttttttcttttgatcttTGAAACTTCCAATGGAATGAGTACATTGGCAAAAGCTGGATTGTAGAGAATTACAGCTCCAAACAAGGTGTAACAGACAAGGCTTCTATTTGCCAATGAGGTATCATATATGAATTGCTTTTCACTCATAAAGTTACAttccaaagaaaaaaaaggaaggaaTAAGTCCACTTGCACCAACCTATAAGAATATCACCCCACCAACTCTGTTTCTCCTCTGTTACCACTCTGCCCAAAACAGAGCGAAACAGAGGATCCACTTCATCTCTCCAAATGGATCCTCCACCTCTTTCTGCCGCAACTATCATCACTACCACCACTCATAAAAATCATCCTGATTCCATAGATTCTTCATCTCCACGTTCCCGAAATGCAGAAACATGGAATGATGAGAATTTACCGGTCGTTCCTGGCGTCAAGCTGCGCCTCATGTGCAGCTATGGTGGCCACATCATGCCTCGCCCTCATGACAAGACTCTCTGCTATGTCGGCGGTGACACAAGGATTGTGGTGGTGGACCGCCACTCTTCGTTGAAAGATCTGTGTGCGCGGCTTTCTCGAACCATTCTCCACGGAAGACCCTTCACGCTCAAGTACCAGCTTCCCAATGAAGACCTTGATAACCTCATCACTGTGACCACTGATGAAGATCTTGACAACATGGTGGAAGAGTATGACCGAATCACGGCGAAAGGTACGGCTTCTTCACGGCTCAGGGTGTTCCTGTTCTTCACCAAACCTGAGGCCACAGTTTCAATGGGGTCACTGCTTGATGATGTGAAGTCAGAGACATGGTTTGTTGATGCACTTAACCACTCTGGAATGTTAAACAGGGTAGTTTCAGATACTGCTGCAGGGGACTCTTTTGTGAACCTTGATGGTGTTGGTGGTGGTGTTAGTGCTAGTGGTTCAAACAACAACTTGGAGGCTTTGCCTGATACTAACAATAACAAAGCTAAGAACTTGCCCGATGTGGTGCAATCAACTCCTGGTTCACCAATGATGGAGAAcagttcttcttcttctccttctttctctCCTTCTCTGGCAAATCTTCCTCCCATTCGGGTACGTGTTGATGACAATAGTAGTAGGCTTCAACAAGAGAACAAGGTTGGAGGGCTGGTGGAGGAGCAGTTTGCTCAGATGACCATTGCAAGTGGGGTGAAGCAAGATGATGGGTTGGGGAGTGTGGCTTCTTCTGCTGTGGCTGTGCCTGCAATTCCCTCACCTATGACTATGCCATCTCTTGGGGTGGTTGCTACCAGTGATAATGCGATGAATAGAGTTGTTTCGGAGGATGAGAGATCAGATCCCGGGTTTCGGAAGCCCCCTTTACCATTGCAGCTTGTGCAGCCAAGGACTAGTGGTGGTATGGGTTTACCTTCTCCTGATTCAGTTGCAAGGTGTGTGATTTCTGTCATATTAGCACCACCCTTTGTTTTTTCTGTCTTCTTTTGCTTTTGTTATTGTTAATATGGTGGGTTTTAAGGAAGAATCACACAgttaaaacttttaattttgGTGATGATAATGTTTTCTGAAAGTGTTGTTTTATTAACATTTTCAGTGATAGTAGTATTGCATCTGCAAATTCTTTCTCCAAGACTGTTTACTATCAAGATCAAGTCCAAGCTGCACTACTAGACAACAAAGTACTATCTGATCAGGTGATTCAGGTCCATGGTGGACAAGTTCAGGATTCTGGCTACATATTACCCCAACAATTAGATCAAAATAGGCAACTCCAGCAGCAAAAGCCCTTGGTCCATGCCAGCTCTCACTACATCCACCACCCTGCAGCCACAGGGCCAATACCAGTTTCATCATACTACCCAGTTTATGCCCCACCACCACAACAACAACTTCACCCTCCAATTGCTCAGCAACAGTACCCATTTTATGTGATGCCTGTAGGACACACACAAGTAACACAGCCATACAACATGGCCTTGCAGACCAATATGGGTGACCCTAATGTGTTAGCCTCAGGCAGGACCCTAATACCACAAAGTGCTGTTACCTCAGCAGCATACAAGGATGGTACTCCACCTATCTACCCCACAAAATCAGTTACTCCTATACCTGAGGTGACTCCAAGTGTTTACAAGGCTCCTCCTTTAACCTCAAATCCTGCATATGCTCCAATACCTCCCAACCAATTTCAGCCACAGTATGTGGGGTTGCCTCAGTTCCATCATCCACCACAGTCCACTGCTGTGGCTCCCTCTAGTACTACTACTAATTATGGTTATGAATATGGTGGCCAAGGCCATGTGCAAGACCAAGTATACTACACCCAACAACAAACCACTACTTCTCCTCCATTTCTTCCTCAGTACCAATCCATGACCCATGCTGCAGCTGCTGCAGCAGTATCAGATGCTTCAAAACAGTTTCCTGCAGACAACATTCAGCAGCAAAATAGAGCATCACAGCCAGTATGAATGAATCAGAAGTGGATGAGAATGAATGAATTGGGTGGAGGCATATTGGGGAGGGTAATTGGACttttactttcattttttaaCAATGAACATATGTACCCAACTttctacaaaaacaaaaaaataaggaCTAAATCATAGGTTATTTCTTTTTATCTGTACGGAAATGAATGACATGTAAGACCATCTTTTGCAAACTTAGCTTTTCTCATCATCACGGTTACTTACTCAGTTGAATAAAGCAAGTTGCTACCATTAGCTTTGGTGAGGGAATTTTTTATTGCTTTTCTATCCAAATGTTATTATATTGTTTACACTTGGAGTCACTTCACAGCCACgtttactttgttttcttctgATTAACAAAACAAACATCAGATTTCATAAAGATTTGACATGCTTGTGTAAGAGGTAAAGATTAACACATTTATAGTATGTAAGTAGTTACAAATTTCATCAATTTTATGAGTTTGAATTAATTTAAAGTCTATTTTTAATACGAATTCATTTTGAGTCTATTATAACAAGATTTACTTGATCTTATCTATGGTACTGAGTGATCTGATAAAAGAGGTCAAAAAAATGAATTAGacttagccaaaaagaaaaTGACTCAGTGGAATATTGTGGATATCCTAACACAGACTTTTATAAGAAAATGGTTGGTTGTGATTGAAACTTCATCAGCTTAACAGCACTTGTTCCTTAATAGATGATTACGGCTGGTGAATCATTGGTTTGCCATCAAAATAGTGTAGTGAGTTTAAAGCCTTCTAAAGTCGTAACGTGATCATTGGAATGACTTCCACCACGTTTGGAAACTGTTTGAAGTAAGAAATgatgttcaaaacttgaaagttATAGCTATGAGTTTTAGTAATAGTGAAAAACCATATCTGAAACGTGAAACTAAAGACGTTCTTTGTCTTTTACCCACAAAATTTCTCACAGAACTGATAAGATGCAAGTATCACTCTTTTCATAGGCATATAAACACAAAGGAGAATCTATGAACATGCATGCAACGTGACCAAGATCTACCACTGCTACAATCTTTTGAAGAGAGATATTGAAGAAAAGgtcatttaatatttaataattactaTCGTTTTATAATAATTGATTAATACTAATTCATAAAATTAACTATCTATCTTTCacatttttacaatttttttataaaagttatcATTAGACATTACTGTGAAACTTGACGTCTCAGTTATGATAATAcctcaaataataataatcatctgATATTAcgacaaaatattattaaaaaaataataataataacaatcatataTCCATTACATAAAAATAgtactattaaataaaaaaatataagtaaatatgGAATCCTACACTTTTccttaataatttttctttgcattaaaaaaaaaaacttaaaaacaatcatgtattattttcttctaataTATAAATTGTTGTTTCACTAATCATacttcatttttttatcatttcaaaattattacTGTCATGAGAATAATAATAAGTTGAGgtattgatgatgatgatattaAAATGTTAACAACAATGATTGCGTCAACTCTAGTAgtgatattaatataatattggCAATGATTGATCTTAAACATTTTATAGATCTAAGGTGAAATGataaataagatatttttatgcatacaaatattttaaaatgtaaatatatattacataacaaaaataaacacaaaatttacttaaaaaatgGTTTATTACAATATGCaaataatatatagttttaacaaatttttgttATCATCTTTGACACAATGTCATAGCTTCGAATTACATATTTATTAATAGACTGAATTTTGGTTTAACTACTATTTTAGTCttatattttacaaataaaattatttttatatgattataacttataaaaaattcttgtggaaataaaaacagatttgtaaaaactcatatgaaaacaaaaaataaaaacaaattttttaataattatcaaaatagAGATTTAGGTGATCTAGTTATTTTTACTAAGAAATTAAGTTGAAATCAGATTTGTAGACTATTGAAATAACAGTGTAACTAAAATTGTTggattagaaaaaaataaattagatggGAAAAGTTAGTGAAATCAATTTACAACacctttttaatatttttacgtCTCTATCTTTAtcaatgtttttattttgattatttataattattatatgttCTATTCTAAAATCCtaaatctttattttaatatttactcTTATTTATCCTTTCAAACGCCGCATTTGTCtttgttttaaattcaaaagtcctattacttatttttattgcgattaaataattatataagaaGTATTTATGAAAATGATACTTGAATTTCTATACATCAACTATTAATGATAATTTGACAGGTTCGGTAAACAAATGttactttaatattaaaaataatagattgaacattttgtcttcttttaaaaatttattattgaaatatattGACATGACATAAAATTTaaggtttaaaatttaaaataaaatttaatttatgtaagttatttttgttatgtaaaaaatatttcttttatgaataaatataagtaaattatttatttagaagTGAACATAAGATGAAATTTGtaccacttatatactataaaatgaaATGCTATAATTTTTAGTCAATGTAATATCTCTAATACATTCCTTCACGTCTATACTAACAACTTGTGCGCGAGACTATATATGTTTAGATGATTCGATAATAATCCGATAGCGGGTGATCTGATAAGGTCAACAAATCCTTCTTAttatagtttctaaaataactctgttatcatatattaaaaactaaattttaaacataactcaatcttataaaattggtttatagAATGAGATATACACACTTGTATACtatgaattattttaatctctagtTAAGGATGATgtttaacattataaaaatataaattttataaaaccaaACAGAATTTAGAATATgatcttaaaaataatataacaaatCCCTTATCTTTTTAATATGCTTAATAATGTCATTATCATTCCAAACATTACGACGGTTGTGATTATATTGCCATGCATCCAGCAGCCCCACATGCTACATCTATTTCATATAGTTTCATTAAATTAATCTCCATACAcgttattataatttttctttttcattcttttatCTGTTATAATAaatgttcttaatttttttaaaagtatatactaattttatatcatgtcttttatctctttttttattaatttaaattacattctgtaattataaaaaatgtattgcAGGAAAAGATTGTGAGTTGTTTAGAGTTTCATATTTGGTCAATAAGAAAATTTTACCTTACTTAATACTATCACCACATGACTCTTTGTTTAGCCTTAATaatcaatttattaattttctataACACTGTGTAACTTCGTATATATTCAATTTATTAAGTTCAAAAAGAAGATcacaaaattaaaagtaaataattgACATCTGGGTTTTTGAATAACATtaaatgtttaataattttaaatcattCACTTAAACTCAATTTGAAAGTATGTGTATTTATAATACTTTTAAGAAACATTTATCAAGCAAATACTCTTCctaatgaaataaatattacaaGTGAATGATTTgggaaaaaaatgatatttttgctacaattattaaagataaaaatattaataaaaaatatgta
This region includes:
- the LOC137837975 gene encoding uncharacterized protein; its protein translation is MDPPPLSAATIITTTTHKNHPDSIDSSSPRSRNAETWNDENLPVVPGVKLRLMCSYGGHIMPRPHDKTLCYVGGDTRIVVVDRHSSLKDLCARLSRTILHGRPFTLKYQLPNEDLDNLITVTTDEDLDNMVEEYDRITAKGTASSRLRVFLFFTKPEATVSMGSLLDDVKSETWFVDALNHSGMLNRVVSDTAAGDSFVNLDGVGGGVSASGSNNNLEALPDTNNNKAKNLPDVVQSTPGSPMMENSSSSSPSFSPSLANLPPIRVRVDDNSSRLQQENKVGGLVEEQFAQMTIASGVKQDDGLGSVASSAVAVPAIPSPMTMPSLGVVATSDNAMNRVVSEDERSDPGFRKPPLPLQLVQPRTSGGMGLPSPDSVASDSSIASANSFSKTVYYQDQVQAALLDNKVLSDQVIQVHGGQVQDSGYILPQQLDQNRQLQQQKPLVHASSHYIHHPAATGPIPVSSYYPVYAPPPQQQLHPPIAQQQYPFYVMPVGHTQVTQPYNMALQTNMGDPNVLASGRTLIPQSAVTSAAYKDGTPPIYPTKSVTPIPEVTPSVYKAPPLTSNPAYAPIPPNQFQPQYVGLPQFHHPPQSTAVAPSSTTTNYGYEYGGQGHVQDQVYYTQQQTTTSPPFLPQYQSMTHAAAAAAVSDASKQFPADNIQQQNRASQPV